In Phenylobacterium hankyongense, the sequence CATCGGCTTCGTCTACCAGTTCCACCACCTGCTGCCGGAGTTCTCGGCGCTCGACAACGTGGCCCTGCCGTTGATGATCGCCGGCAAGTCGCGGCGCGCGGCGCAGGACCGGGCGGCGATCCTGCTCTCCGAACTCGGCCTCGCCGACCGCGTGCAGCACCAGCCCGCGCAGATGTCCGGTGGCGAGCAGCAGCGCGTGGCGGTCGCCCGCGCGCTCGCCAACTCGCCGCGGCTGCTGCTGGCCGACGAGCCCACCGGCAACCTCGACCCGCACACCTCGGGCGCCGTGTTCGAGAACCTCTACGCGCTGGCCCGCAGCCAGGGCGTCGCGGCCCTGGTGGCGACCCACAACCTCGAGCTCGCCCGCCACATGGACCGGGTGTTCGCCCTGCGGGACGGCCACCTGGAAGAGCAGGCGCCGGGGGCGGCCCGCTAGCTCAGCAGGCCCTCTAGCTGAGCAGACTGGCCAGCGGCGACTTCAGGCCCAGGCCCAGGAAGCCGGCCAGGCCCATCACCAGGCCGCCGGCCCCGAACAGCCAGGCGGCGATCAGCGCCGGGAAGCTTTCCGCCAGGGCCGCGACGGCGGCGATCGCCACGGCGGTGGAGATCAGGGCGTCGGAGGCGTCGAACTGGTCGTCGTGGACGTTCAGGGCGTCGTACTGGGCCTGATCGTCCTGCGCCTGCTTGCGGAGCTGCGGGATCTCCTTGTCGTACTTGGCCATCTCGCCTTTCAGGCGGGCCTGTTCGACGGCCGTGGCGGCGGCGACACGCTCGCCGCCGATGGCGGCGAGGAAGCGGGACTGCGCCAGCGCCGTCTCGTCGATGTGCAGCTTGGTCTTGGTGGCCTGGTATTCGCCCCAGTGGTCGACGGCGGCGGACTGCGCCTGCTGCATGTTCTGGACGATGTTGCCGTCCTTGACCTGGCTCAGGCCCATGAAGACCGAGAGCACGACCACGGTCATCGCCACCATCCTGTTGAGGCGTTTGTCCTTGGCCTCGGCGTCCAGTTCGATTTCCACGCGATTCCTCGTTTGATGCGGCCTGCGCAAGCTACGCAGGAAGATGGCGCCGTCGTGACGGGCGTCTAGCGCTGTCGCGCCTGGCGCAGCGTGTCGCCGGCCAGCGCGGCGCAGGCGATCACCAGCGGCAGCAGGTAATAGGACAGCCGGTAGCCCAGGAAGGCCGCCGCCAGCGGGGCGACGTCGGCGTGCGGCAGCAGGGTGGAGATCGAGCCCTCGAACACGCCCGCGCCCGCCGGCACCGTGGAGATCAGGCCCGCCACGGCCGCGGCGGCGTAGGCCCCCACGAAGGTCGAGTAGTGCACCGCGCCCGGCGGCAGCAGGATCCAGATGATCGCCGCGGCGACCCCGTTGTCGACCACCCCGATGACCATCTGCGCCATCGCGTCGCCGGCGCTGGGCAGGGTCAGGCTGTGGCCGAAGGCGCGCAGGGGCCCGCGCAGCACCGCGCACAGGACGATATAGCCGATGGCGGCGGCCACCAGGGCCGCGCCCACGGCCCGCGCCAGGGCCAGTGGGATCGCCGTGGCCGCGATCTGCTCGGGCGCTGAAAGCAGCAGGCCGGCGCCGCCCAACGCCGCCAGGCCCACCGCGAAGGACACCCCGCCGAACAGGGTGGTGGCGGCGACCTGGGTCAGGCTGACGCCGTAGCGGTCGTAGAGCCGCGCCCTCACGGCGCCGGAAACCAGCAGGTTGGCGCCGATGCTGTGGGCGATGGCGTTGGCCAGGAACGAGCCGGCCAGCGCCGGTCCCCAGGGCAGCTTCGCGCCGGCCCAGCGCAGCCCTAGCCATTCCACCACCCCCATCAGCACGAAGCTGAAGGCCGACAACACCAGGGCGGCTAGGATCCGCCCGTGGCCCCAGGCGTCGATGGACGCAAGGACGGCGCTGAGGCTCAGATGGTGGAACTCGCGCCACAGCACCACGCCGGCGGCGACCAGCAGCACAACGGGGACCACCCGCAGCGCCCAGCGGCGCAGCAAGCCGCCGAGCCCGACGCGGCGATCCGGCAGGGCGCGCGCCAGCTCCGCCACCACAGGCTCGGCGGGCGGTTCGTCATCAGCGGGCGTTGGCGTCGGCACGGCTACGGTGTCTCGCGAGTCGCGTGCGGGGTCACGGTCTACCCGCGGCCTGGCCTTGGGTTCCAACAGCCTTCACCGCAAAGGCGGCGAATTTGAAGCGGAGCCGACCGCGGGGCCGCCGGGCGTTCGGAACCGAAGACCCACGGCAAAGGTTCTTGGGATGACCCACACCCAGAAGGAGCATCGTCATGCCGCGGGAAGATTGGACGCGTGGAGAGCCGCCGCGCACGGACGACTTCGGACAGGCCGACTATTCGACCGACTATGGCTACGACCCGCGCCGGCGGGTCGGCTATCGCGCCGAGGACGACGTGGCGCGCGACGACGCCTATGACGCCGAGCGCGGACGGGCCTATCGCCCCCTCTCGGAAGACGACCCCGAATACGCCCGCCGGATGAATTCCGGCGAATACCGCGGCGGCGAGCCGGCCCGCGACGGCGGCCGTTCGTGGATGAACCGGGCGGGAGACTTCTTCGCGGGCCGTACCGATCGCGACGAGGACCGCCCGCCGCCGCGCCGCCGCGGACCGTCTGACCGGGTGCTGTGGGCGGTGATCGTCGAACGCCTGGAGGACGAGCGCCGCCTCGACCTGCGCGACGTCGACGTGATCGTCGACAACGCCGAAGTGACCCTGAACGGCACCGTCCGGCGCAAGGAGGACAAGCGCCGGATCGAGGACATCGCCGATATCGACGGCGTGCGCCACGTGCAGAACAACCTGCGCGTCCGCGACCGCGGCTGGACCTTCATCTAGCTGCGGCGCGGGAACCGCCGGCGGAAGCGCTCGACCACCACGGGCGCGGCCGCGGCCGCGAGCCCGCCGAGGTCGGCCACCCAGTTGTTGATCAGCGGGCCGATGTGGGCGCCGGCGATCAGGTGCGACGCCTCCAGCACGGTGGCGAAGATCACATAAGCTAGGCCGATCCGCCGCAGCCGGGTGCGCGGCATGGCGGCGATCCCGGCCAGCGCGGCCACGTAGAAGGCCGCAAAATGCTCCAGGTAATGAGAGCGCACGAACTGCGGCACCATCGAGGGCGGCAGGAAGACCGCGATCACGATCGCCAACCCCGCGCCCAGGAACGCCAGCCGGGCGAGCACCGCCACCGGGCCGGTGTCGGGGTAGCGGCCATCGCCGAACAGGGTGCGGTCTTCGGTCATGCTTCCTGAATAGCCGAAGGTATGTGGAACCCCCAAGCCCGGCAGGATCGTTTAACGGGCATGACCCGGGCGATCACAGTCACCATCCCCCACCAGCTCGGCCGGGCGGAAGCCCGCCGCCGCATCGACGAGGGCTTCGGCAGCTTCACCCAGCACATGGGCGGCGCCGCCGGCATGCTCTCCAAGACCTGGGAGGGCGATCGCCTGAGCTTCGCGCTCAACGCCATGGGGCAGGGGATTTCCGGCTACGCCGACGTCGACGACACGACGGTGAAGCTCGACCTGCTGCTGCCGAACCTGCTGGGGATGATCGCCGACAAGCTGAAGGGCCGCCTGAAGAAGGAAGGCCAGCTGCTGCTCGAGAAGAAATGATCGGGCCGCGACGCGGTCCCCGGCCAGGAGGCGTCAGCGCTCGCCGGCCGTGAGGGCCAGGAGGGCGAAGGAGGCCAGCCAGTGCTCGCCCATGTAGTCGCCGGCGACGTGCGGCAGGCTGACGGCGAGGTGCAGGGTGGCGGCGTCCTGCGCCGCGGCCGCTACCGGGGAGCCGGGCGGCAGGCAGGCGGCGATCTCACGCCAGCACCAGGCCCGCGACAGGTTGAGGCCGTCGAGGTGGACGATCTTGCCGTCCGTCCGGTCGGTGACCGTGGCCGGCGTGAACAGGCTGTCGGGCCGGCCGTGCGCCGCGTCGGGCAGGAAGTCGGCCAGCCAGGCCCGGAAGTCGTCCGCCGGCAGCAGGCGGCGCAGGCATTCGGCCTCCACCAGGGTGGGTGACAGGAAGTCGTCGCCGGACGGCTCCCAGGCCGGAGCGTTCTGGTCCTCGATGAACCAGCTGCGGGCCTTGGCCTGGAACAGCTCCAGCAGGCGCTCGTCGCCCGCGACGCGGGCGTAGTCGGCGCCGAGCGCCATGGCGAAGGCGGTGTTGGAATGCACGCCGGCCCGGACCGGATAGGCGGCGCGCGGCAGGTAATCCACGAAGCGGTCGGCGAACGCCTCGGCCAGCGGACGCAGGGCGGCCGCCCAGCGATGGTCGTCGTGCGCCATCAGCTCGGCCTGCAGCTTCAGCAGCCAGCCCCAGCCTTACGGCCGCTCGAATCCCCGCGCCAAGGGCCGCCGCAGGTAGGCGACCTCGCCCTCCACCTTCTGGACGGTGAAGGCGTCGTCGAAGAGGGCGCGGATGGCCGGGCCCTCCGGGAGCGAGGGCTCCTGTCGCAGCAGGCTCGCCAGCAGCCAGTAGCCGTGCACGCAGGAGTGCCAGTCGAAGCTGCCGAAGAAGATCGGGTGCAGGTCGCGCGGGCCGCGGGCGTCGCCCGGGCCGTCCAGCACGTGATCCATCTTGTTGGGGTACTCGCGCGCCACGTGGCCCAGCGCGATGCGGGCGAAGCAGGAGGCGAGGTCCGGCGTCAGGCGATCGGGCGGGCTAGCGGTGGAAAGCGAGGACATACATCAGCACCAGGTTGACGAGGAGCAGGGGCGCGGCGGTGGGGATCTGCGCCTTGATGACGGCGTAGCGGTCCGGAAGCTCGAGCAGGGCCGGCGGCACCAGGTTGAAGTTGGCGGCCAGCGGGGTCGCCAGGGTGCCGCAGAAGCCGCAGAGCATGCCGATCGAACAGACCACGGCGGGATCGCCGCCGAACCTGTGGATCAGCACCGGCAGGCCGACGCCGGCGGTCATCACCGGAAAGGCGGCGAAGGCGTTGCCCATGATCATGGTGAAGCCCGCCATGCCGAGGCCATAGACGCAGACCGCCGCGAAGCGGCTGTCCATGGGCAGGTACCCGGTGACCAGGTCGCCGATCACCTTGCCGACCCCGGCCAGGGCGAAGACGGCGCCCAGCGCGGCCAGCATCTGCGGCAGCAGCGCCGCCCAGCCGATGGTGTCGATCAGCCGGCGGCCTTCCTGCAACGGGCTGATCAGCGGCTGGCGCAGCAGGACAAGGGCGACGGCGAGCGCGATGATCGCGGCCAGGGCCAGGGAAATCAGGGTCGCCTGTTTCGGATCCATCAGCGGCTGGCCGTCGAAGCTGAGGGGCTTGAGCACAAGCACCCCCAGGATGACCACCAGCGGCAGGGTGAGGGCGGGTGCGAACAGCTTCTCGCCGAACCCGACGGCCAGCGCCCGGCGCGCCTCCGGCGAGGTGGTGGCGGGCTTGCCGCGGCCCAGCAGGCCGAAGCCGGCGATGGCGGCGAGGCCCAGCACCAGCACGCCGTTGCCGAGGTCTCCGATCCGGTCTCCCGCCAGGAAGCTCAGCGCCACCAGGCCCCAGAAGGCGGCGTTGCCGAACCGCTTGCGATTGCCGCGATCCAGCGCGCTCAGCACGGCGTAGGCGGCGAACACCAGGCCTACGAGGACAAAGACCGCCCCCAGCTTGATCACGCGCGGGGCTCCGCCCGGCGACGCATCCGGCGGTCGAACAGGACCAGCCGCGTGGCGTGGATGGCGAAGGCGGCCAGCGCCGACGGGATCGCCCACATGGACAGGTGGAGCGGCTCGACGGCGATGCCGCTGGAGGCGAGGATCCCCACCATCAGCAGGATCGAGCCGATGGCGATGAAGATGTCCTCGCCGAAGAAGACGGCGATGTTGTCGGTGGCCGCCGCCTGCGCGCGGATGGCGTAGCGGGTCTCGGGGTCGAGCTCCCCGGTCCGCGCCTCCACCGCCCCCTCGGCCATCGGGGCGAGCACCGGGCGGACGGTCTGGGGGTGGCCGGCGATGGAGACCAGGCCGATGGCGGCGGTGAGCTGGCGAAACGCCATGTAGCCGATCAGCAGGTGGCCCACGGAGACGCCCCGGAAGCGGGTGATCAGCATCCGGGCGCGCTCCTGCAATCCGGCGCGCTCCATCACCCCGATCACCGGCAGGACCAGCAGGGCGACGCTGACCAGCCGGTTGTCGTTGAAGGCCTTGCCGAGCGCCGCCAGGACGGCCAGCGGGGCGAGGTGGGCGAACAGGCCGGTGACGAAGGCGGCGATCACCACCACCAGCAGCGGATTGAGACGGACGGCAAAGCCCACGACGACGACGGCGACGCCCAACAGGGTCAGCATCCGCTCTCCTTCAGACGATGCGAAGCGCTCATAGGAGCGTCTGGAGCGGGCCGGCGCAACGTCGTAGGCTCATGGACCGAAGGTTGGGGCCGAAGGTTGGGGCTGGAGGCTGGCCATGAGCGAACCGCAAGACAACGACGACGACGCCCCGGTCGATCCCGTGGAAGAAGCCGGCGAAGAGTCCTTTCCGGCCAGCGATCCGCCGGCCTGGTCGCCCCCTGGCGGGCGGCACCCTGCGGCTGGCGAGCGCTAGCGGGCCGCCCGCCAGGCGTCGGCCAGGGCCAGGAAGCCGTCCACGCCGACGGTCTCGGCGCGCGCCTGCGGATCGAGCCCGGCGGCGGCGATCAGCGGCTCGCCCCCCAGGGTCTTGAGGCTGGAACGGAGCATCTTGCGGCGTTGGCCGAAGGCGGCCGCGGTGAGCCGCTGCAGGGCGTCCAGGCGCTCCGGCGCGGGGCGATCGGCGCGCGGCGTCAGGCGCACCACGGCGGACTCCACCTTGGGCGGCGGCGTGAAGGCGCGGGCCGGCACGTCCATGACCCCCTGCGCCTCGGCGGTCGCCTGCACGATCACCGCCAGCCGGCCGTAGGCGGGATCGTTCGCCCGCGCGGTGATCCGCTCGGCGACCTCCTTCTGGAACATCAGCGTCAGCGAGGCGGGCGTCCAGGGGCCGGTCAGCCATTTGATCAGCAGGGGCGTGCCGACATTGTAGGGCAGGTTGGAGACCACGTGCGCCGGCTCGCCGGCCGCAAGCGCGCCCTCGTCGACGTCGAGCGCGTCGCCGAACACCAGGGTCAGCCGGTCGGTGGCCCGGGCGAGGTCCTCCAGAAGCGGCCGGAAACGCTCGTCCTTCTCGACCGCGGTCACCCGCGCGCCGGTTTCCAGGAGGGCCCGGGTCAGGCCGCCGGGGCCTGGGCCCACCTCGATCACCCGGTCGCCGGCCGCGAGCTGCGCCAGGCGCGCGATCTTGCGGGTGATGTTGAGGTCGAGCAGGAAATGCTGGCCGAACGACTTCTTGGCCATCAGCCCGTGCTCGGCGAGCGTCTCGCGAAGCGGCGGCAGGTCGGCCAGGGCGTCGGCCATCAGGCGGCCCGGCGCTGCGCGATCTGGTCGGCCATCCGTAGCGCGGCGACCAGGCTGTCCGCCCGGGCCAGGCCCCTGCCGGCGATGTCGAAGGCGGTGCCGTGGTCGGGCGAGGTGCGGACGATCGGCAGGCCGAGGGTGACGTTCACCCCGCCCCAGAAGTCCAGCATCTTGACCGGGATCAGCGCCTGGTCGTGGTAGAGGCAGACCACCGCGTCGTAGCGGCTGCGCATCTCCGCCGGGAACAGGGTGTCGGCCGGGTAGGGGCCGGTCGCCTCGACGCCGAGGTTGCGCAGCGCCCGCACGGCCGGCTCCACGATCTCGATCTCCTCGCGGCCGATGCCGCCGCTCTCGCCGGCATGCGGGTTGAGGCCGGCGACCGCCACGCGCGGCGCGAACACGCCGAAGTCGCGGCGCAGCGCCTGGGCGGTGACCAGGCCGGCGTTGACGATCTTCTCGACGCTGACCTGGGACGCCACCTTGGCCAGCGGCGTGTGGACGGTCACCAGCGTAACCCGCAGGTCCTGCGCCGTCAGCATCATGATCGGGCCGCGCGCGCCGTCATAGTTCGC encodes:
- the pdxA gene encoding 4-hydroxythreonine-4-phosphate dehydrogenase PdxA produces the protein MKTGPLALTLGDPAGVGPEIIVKAWNDLRQSGPAFVAVGDFQSLASASAAGASILRRVTAPDEAARIFPEAIPVLDLPLRAPVVAGQPSSAAAPAIIQWIETAVGLALRGAVSGVVTAPIAKAPLYEAGFRFPGHTEFLGELTAAANYDGARGPIMMLTAQDLRVTLVTVHTPLAKVASQVSVEKIVNAGLVTAQALRRDFGVFAPRVAVAGLNPHAGESGGIGREEIEIVEPAVRALRNLGVEATGPYPADTLFPAEMRSRYDAVVCLYHDQALIPVKMLDFWGGVNVTLGLPIVRTSPDHGTAFDIAGRGLARADSLVAALRMADQIAQRRAA
- a CDS encoding ABC transporter ATP-binding protein, with the protein product MNEPVLSIRGLERSYVTGAGALTVLRGADLDIMPGEIVGLIGPSGSGKSSLLHAAGLLERPNAGRITVLGRDCSDLPDRARTRVRLATIGFVYQFHHLLPEFSALDNVALPLMIAGKSRRAAQDRAAILLSELGLADRVQHQPAQMSGGEQQRVAVARALANSPRLLLADEPTGNLDPHTSGAVFENLYALARSQGVAALVATHNLELARHMDRVFALRDGHLEEQAPGAAR
- a CDS encoding DUF969 domain-containing protein, which codes for MLTLLGVAVVVVGFAVRLNPLLVVVIAAFVTGLFAHLAPLAVLAALGKAFNDNRLVSVALLVLPVIGVMERAGLQERARMLITRFRGVSVGHLLIGYMAFRQLTAAIGLVSIAGHPQTVRPVLAPMAEGAVEARTGELDPETRYAIRAQAAATDNIAVFFGEDIFIAIGSILLMVGILASSGIAVEPLHLSMWAIPSALAAFAIHATRLVLFDRRMRRRAEPRA
- a CDS encoding BON domain-containing protein, with amino-acid sequence MPREDWTRGEPPRTDDFGQADYSTDYGYDPRRRVGYRAEDDVARDDAYDAERGRAYRPLSEDDPEYARRMNSGEYRGGEPARDGGRSWMNRAGDFFAGRTDRDEDRPPPRRRGPSDRVLWAVIVERLEDERRLDLRDVDVIVDNAEVTLNGTVRRKEDKRRIEDIADIDGVRHVQNNLRVRDRGWTFI
- a CDS encoding DUF4337 domain-containing protein — translated: MEIELDAEAKDKRLNRMVAMTVVVLSVFMGLSQVKDGNIVQNMQQAQSAAVDHWGEYQATKTKLHIDETALAQSRFLAAIGGERVAAATAVEQARLKGEMAKYDKEIPQLRKQAQDDQAQYDALNVHDDQFDASDALISTAVAIAAVAALAESFPALIAAWLFGAGGLVMGLAGFLGLGLKSPLASLLS
- a CDS encoding lysylphosphatidylglycerol synthase domain-containing protein, which translates into the protein MAELARALPDRRVGLGGLLRRWALRVVPVVLLVAAGVVLWREFHHLSLSAVLASIDAWGHGRILAALVLSAFSFVLMGVVEWLGLRWAGAKLPWGPALAGSFLANAIAHSIGANLLVSGAVRARLYDRYGVSLTQVAATTLFGGVSFAVGLAALGGAGLLLSAPEQIAATAIPLALARAVGAALVAAAIGYIVLCAVLRGPLRAFGHSLTLPSAGDAMAQMVIGVVDNGVAAAIIWILLPPGAVHYSTFVGAYAAAAVAGLISTVPAGAGVFEGSISTLLPHADVAPLAAAFLGYRLSYYLLPLVIACAALAGDTLRQARQR
- a CDS encoding polyhydroxyalkanoic acid system family protein is translated as MTRAITVTIPHQLGRAEARRRIDEGFGSFTQHMGGAAGMLSKTWEGDRLSFALNAMGQGISGYADVDDTTVKLDLLLPNLLGMIADKLKGRLKKEGQLLLEKK
- a CDS encoding DUF979 domain-containing protein, whose amino-acid sequence is MIKLGAVFVLVGLVFAAYAVLSALDRGNRKRFGNAAFWGLVALSFLAGDRIGDLGNGVLVLGLAAIAGFGLLGRGKPATTSPEARRALAVGFGEKLFAPALTLPLVVILGVLVLKPLSFDGQPLMDPKQATLISLALAAIIALAVALVLLRQPLISPLQEGRRLIDTIGWAALLPQMLAALGAVFALAGVGKVIGDLVTGYLPMDSRFAAVCVYGLGMAGFTMIMGNAFAAFPVMTAGVGLPVLIHRFGGDPAVVCSIGMLCGFCGTLATPLAANFNLVPPALLELPDRYAVIKAQIPTAAPLLLVNLVLMYVLAFHR
- the rsmA gene encoding 16S rRNA (adenine(1518)-N(6)/adenine(1519)-N(6))-dimethyltransferase RsmA, which translates into the protein MADALADLPPLRETLAEHGLMAKKSFGQHFLLDLNITRKIARLAQLAAGDRVIEVGPGPGGLTRALLETGARVTAVEKDERFRPLLEDLARATDRLTLVFGDALDVDEGALAAGEPAHVVSNLPYNVGTPLLIKWLTGPWTPASLTLMFQKEVAERITARANDPAYGRLAVIVQATAEAQGVMDVPARAFTPPPKVESAVVRLTPRADRPAPERLDALQRLTAAAFGQRRKMLRSSLKTLGGEPLIAAAGLDPQARAETVGVDGFLALADAWRAAR